The DNA window TGAAACTGCTCCCGAAATCTCTTGAGAGGCCAGCAGAAAAGccagccaaataaaaaactttccCGATTGCAGCATTTTCTTGGAGCCTCCAACACCTTTGGGCGACCGAACCGAACTGAAACCAAGCTGCAACTAATTCGGAAAAATTCGAAAAGTCCACAATTGTTTTGCGACACTTGAGAAAATTCACACTAATCAGTCAGCAGACTGATAAAGAACTACAATGCGGTATTTGTTGTGCTAAGCATTTTCAAGATGCTTCCCTATAGATTAGTATTTCTGCCGGACTTATATCACGGTATATAcggtttgtttgcttggccATTGATGAATCTTATCTGGCTTATGTCTGACAATTGATGAAATTGTAAACTAACTATTTTTTGACTCACGCCCCtcattattttctttaattacaaattatttattagcataggctttgattttattttttggattttcctATCAAAAGGAAAGGCCTTTAAATTGCCCATGGGCGGTCACTTGATAATTTATTTGCCCTCCGGATATCTGTAACTAATCACTTTGGATCGGTGTGAGTTATGGCAATCAATTTTATGACACACTGGCCTATAATCTAAGTGTGCAAAAGATACGAACGAGTAAGACATTTGCGCTTTTAAATTGACTTTCACAACATTTGTTTATGGTTTCATATTTCGATTAGCTATGCTCGAACTAAATGTAtcaattaatacattttttcttacaAAATACTTTAATGCAGAGGTCAAACCTTGTTGGCCGGGCAAATTAAAGCACAGCTGTACTTATTTGCATACATTTACAACAGATTTTCCTTACAACCGACACGAGGGGATTACGTTACACAATCCGAGGAATGTAAGGGCGGGAAAGCCCCGAAATGGAAAAGGAagggaaaataatacaaaCATAACAAAGAAATATGCAAAGCAGATGAATTGGGGATAAATACGCGtgagggaaaataaaaacgtagGAAAGCGGGAAAACTGAAATCGTTACACCAAAATTGGGAGCTTACGTTGGGGGCAAGCAAAAGTTTTTAGCCTTGGTAATAGGGAAAGGCAAATGACACAAAGGAAAATGAGAGTGGGTCAATAATTTCGCAGATGTAGGAAAATCCACTGAAAAGTAAGTAAAAGTGGAAGGCCAGAAAAATTAGAGATAATGTCTAGGTACAGCTGGTACAGATGACCTTATGGCTAATGGTATTTTAAAGAACcacaaaataacatttttccgGTAGTACTAAACGAAATATGGGTTAATCTTTTGATGTGTTTATATATTGACTTGCAAGACGAAAgacatttaaaataagattaaaggattatatatttataactttCATAAGTCATATCTAATATTATACTACTTTATAtctaaacatatttatattttcttttacccACTACTTATACATAAGAACTCAAGTACCCTATAGCTCTCTTATCTACCTAAACTTATCCCCGTGCCCTGGGCTTCACCTGCTTTTCAGGACTCATAGGAAACAGTCCCTTGGGCCCACCATCCACTATTTCATGCTCCCGCTCCAGGCACTTGATCCGCTCCACCCGGGCCATGCTGAGGTACTCCTTGCCCCCACTGACCACGAAATGGAACTCGTCGAGCCCGGCGCAGGCGGCGGCATAGATGCCCCTTCGATTGACCACCACCACGGCCCCATTAAACTCGGTGTTGTGTCTCAGCAGGCGTTGCACCACCTCCTTGGCGGCCTTGTCCGGCTTTTCACCCCTTCTCATCGCCTCGACGGCCAGGAAGGCGGGCAGGTGTCGCATGAGGACGTCTCCATCGCCACTGGCCACCGCGGCTCCCACTTCATTATCCGCATAAATCCCGGCACCTGGCACCGCGGCGTCCCCCGCTCTGCCGGGGATCCGAAAGGGGGCGCCACTTGATTGGCTGGCCACGTGGAATTGACCCTCTGCGTCCAGGGCCAAAAAGGCCAGCTGATCGTGCTGACCCAGTACGATGGGGTATTCCGGGTGCGGCGGATGCTGCATCAGATGCTGCGGTAAGGGTGTGTATGGACCACAGTTTTCCGAGGGAGAAGGGTGCACATCACGCCAGAAGTTCGGTTGACAGGCGTTTAAACTCCATTCTTTCAGCACTTTCAGGGTGCTCATACTCCTAGGGTAGTCCTCCTTGTAACCCATGGCTGTGGCAAATCTCGTAGCACTTTTTCCAACCAAAAGAGAGTGTTTTGTGTACCTTACGACTGCATCTGCTACGAGGATGGCATTGCGAACTCCCTCCATTCCAGCCACTGCACCGTATCTCAAAGTGCCGCCATCCATGAGGGCCGCTTCCAGGGTCAAAGAGCCCTCCGCATCTGGGGAAGCTCCGCCGGCCAAAAGACGGCCACATCGCTGGCTCTGACAGGCCAGACATCCCTGGATCACCGCCTGACGAGTCCTTCGAGGTCCCTGCTGCAAAACACTCCACGCCTGCAAGTTGGCATCCGTGTAGTTCCACGTACTGATCAGGAGGGGTTGTACCAGTGATTTTCTGGTCCCGAACATTTTGAACTTCCTCTCCCTCATTCTCGGGTTCCAGTAGTATTTACGCGACTTTTCCTGGACACTGAGGGGCGACTTTAGTAGCAGGAGGAGGATCAGCAGTTGAAGGCAACAACTTTGCGCCAACATACTCCGCACAGAACTTATTCATGACTGAAAGTTGCCATCAGCCACAAATGTTTCTCTACAAATCTGTCTGGCGAATGGAGCTGAGTCATGGGAACTCCTATTATCTCGGAGCTGTTAAGCACGAGTGTTAAAGAGAGTGCACAGCTGAAgtcttttaacatttttaaacattcgACAGACATAAAAGCTTTTAGGTTGAAAATATACTCAGAAGAAAAACAGACCTTAAATTTGAAGATAAATATCTATTTAACTCTTGCAGCTGTATTGTACTAGGGTCTAAGGAGGGCTTTGTAGTCTTGatattgataaatttatttgccaaAATACAATGTCAGCAAGTGACAAGCCCGTACAAAAGGCATTTACCAACAGCAAGCCATTCAATGTGTGAATTATTAAACCAAGGAACTTGCACCTCCCCACATACATTACAAGCCCAAATGGCtcaaataaattttgatttatttactaCAAACAATTTGCAAGTATTTATCCCATTTATACAATGTCAACAAGCAAAATATCTGCCAGACAAACTCGTaagatacaatatttgttATGCACCGAACTTTGTCTATATAAATTTATGggtgtttgtttgctttctcgATTGGGTATGTGCGGCGGTGGGATGTGTGGGCGAGAATATCTGATGGaaacaaaacttttgtttCAATCGCCTGTGAGAGGGGGGAAAAGAACTGCCAATTGGTAGGGACACACAGAACTGCCTCGAATCGTCGGTTAAAACGGGTAAAATCTGTAGGAGTACTTCAGGCAGAACAGGTTAGGGAACACCTAATTGGAACATAGTTGATTCTATACTTTAAGATACATTTACAATTAGatcaacacaaaaaataaatattgccTTGAGTTTTAGGTACTCAATTACCTacctgaaaatataaatatttattacatttaatcTACATCCCaacttttttccttttgggTATCTAATCAATAAATGAATGAATTAGTGAATCAATGAATGAATTTATGAATGAATCGATGCACCAACTGGATGTGAGTTCATTGACGATGAACTAATAATCGGATTTTCCCAATGCTGATATTGGCAATCCCTGTCAAATATCCCGCATAGTTTTTGGTGTAAGTAATCCACTGCTGATTGGAAATGGGCCCACGATAACGTAGCTCCCACTGGCGTTTCCCCACCCCCACCACTTATCAAAAATGCTGTTTTCTCACAATTGACTTCAATCATGTTGGCCATATGTATTGACTGCTGATTGATTGATGAAGCCCAGCGAGTGGTTAGTTGTTGGGCCTAAATTGCATAAATCCTTGGCGCCCGGCCTTTCGATTTCCTTTCGGCCCACGTTATTTGGCCTGCGGTCCGCTCTGCCCGTCCCGCCCACTCCTCCGCCCCCTCACTCGCACACTCGAGTAATTGCGTTTATTGTGCGTTTGAGATTTGTAATTCGACGGCTGGGCCCCTGCATTTGTGTTCCTATCTGCCAGTACGAGTatctgcgagtgtgtgtgctggccaGTTGGGGATTGGTTTTGGCCGTGTTGATTGAAACTGGCTTAAGTAATCGACAGTTGATTGGCCGATTTGATTGCTGGTGTTGTAGGTCGGTTGTCACTGAATATTGTTCGGCGCTCGGACTGCGTTTTGGCATTTGCGAAATGTGGCAAACGCAGAATCCATCCATAAATGCGGCCAGGAATTGTGGATTTAAGTGAGTGATAAAGCATGTTCAGTtagaaataaatatgcataatgcataaagaaatatttaaaggccAATATAGAAAAAATGGTAACGAAGTGAAGGTGTCCAAACTGCATTATAAATCGTATATTCCTTCCAAGAACTAAAGATATAAGGATGTCTTCTTTATGAAATACACAAAATGCCTAGAATGCAGAAACCAACTCCTTTTGCTCTTTTCGTTTATTTAGCATGCCTTTGATTTGGTTTCACCAGCCGCAAACTACTTTCAAAAATTAGCAGATTGACAGCGCCACATCCTTTCGCTCCCTTGGCTGCCCCCACTTAACCCTCCGCTCCAACTTTTTCTATGTCAGGTACAATCTTTGAGTCTGAACCCTGACCCAGATTCCCCCGAAGGCCCCAAAGAGCCCCAAGAGCCCGCAGAAACCCCGAGCCCCAAGTCTGCAGAGGCTCTTGAGCGGCTAAATAAGCTTGCCGGCGGCTACAAACACTTTTGCGCCTGGACGCAGCCAAAAGCAGCACTTTGTGCCGAGCGGCCTGGCGGTGGGGTGGCATGGGTTAAGTTTGCTGTGCGGTGTGTAGCAAAACGTAAATAACTTGCCaaagcagaaagcaaacaaacaaactgccaggaggagcagcagggaAACCGAGCCAGAGAAACGTAAAATACCGCAAAATGGCGCAAAAGAAAATCCACTTTCCCGGTGAAAAGTTCTCCACATtattggcgttgttgttgtgccACTGATGCATGTGCCGCCCCCTTCGCTTACCTGTTGCCCCTCCATTCACCTGCTTCCTCGGCTCTGCCGAAACGCCACCATTAGTTGACCTGAAAATGGCTTCAAGTGGCGCTCAACTCTTCTCTTCCAGTGGCTTCCACATGCACTCCAATATTtaacataaacaaatataaacgAACTGCTTCAGCGGCTGTCAGAGCGAGTGTATCTCAATCCAGTTGGAAACTgagagatacatttttatttaaactggattgctatatttttaaaggttcttataaggaaattaaaaaagaaatcgaAGTAAATAtgatgaattaatttaatttaagagagttactaattaaaatttaatataaaattgagCTAAAAGAATTAACTTTAACATATTCCTGCAATAAAGAATGCATAACTCAGCATCAATATTTCCtagaaatcaaatattttgtgtCAGTGGTTTAGTGTTACTTACCCTGTTTTCTTCAGGTAAGTTCTAAAAATCCAATTTAGATCGCAAATGTTTTAGCTGTTATCAAAGTggccaaaaatcaaatatatttccCCAGACTTTAGTAGCACTTACCCCATTTTCCTGAGAtcttaaaaagtttatttgaaTTGCAAATCTACTGCCGGCTGGCAAAGTGGATTAATAAAGTCCACATTCCAGGCAGTCTCCAATCAAATGACCAAGAGTAGACATTATGCGTTTAATCAAGATGAGATCCCGATGCCCCAACGGGGAAACCAGTTCCACCGGACACCCAACGAGAGTTAGGAGGAGGTTTTCTAGTTGTCAAACCCTTGGGTGGGCAATTTTAAGCAGAACGCGACATCGGGCAATCAAAACTGCCATGATTAATGTCAGCACAATTGACATAAAGCATTGGCCATGGCTGAGAGTGGAAACCGCCGAgggccatcgccatcgccatccaGGCCAACTGGAAAAACTCGAAATTGCGAGGAGACCAACTGGAGGATGCAATTATTGATGGATTATTTACTGTCAGCACTGTCCGTTATGACAATGAGATATGGCCACAGGGCGGGAtggctgtctgtctgtctggaGAATGTCTGCAGCCAATGACACCGACTAGACGAGTAGTTGAATAGGAGTTTGGATAGCAGTTGCTGCCCTCGAGCCCGAGTCATTGAATCCTGCTCCTTTTGGCATCTTTCACAGCGCTGACTTTGCGATTTATGGCCCGCAATTATctggagtgtgtgtgtgcccgtCATTAGTATTCAATATATTCCAGATATCCCGCATTGCATTGATGCATTAATTGCGCGTAATCACCTTTCATATAAATAAGCAAATAGTACAGAGCAAATAATACAGGAGCATAACTCCtgcacaggaaaaaataaGATGCTTAAGGAATATGACAGTGCTAGAAATCaatgaatttatatatatcaAGGTGAGCTAGAGAAAAGAGGGGGATTTATATTAGAACTCACACCAGGGACTCTTGGAGGTAAGATATGAGATTGACGATATTTTTGTGACAAACCCGGAGGTGGATTGTTTCAAAACTGTTTCCTGTTTTCATGTAGTGATTTCCATGTTAATGTTAGAACAAAAGTAGTACAATTCccatttaaatacatttttgttctGTGCAGAACTCCCAAGTAGGAagccaaagtcaaagtcaAGCGCCGGCGACGCCTTCGCTCATTTACATATTTCGTGTAATTATGCGGGAAATTACAACGGGAGCGCCGGGCCACCGGCCATCACCACATTCGTCGAAGTATCATCATAATCACCATCGTAGTCGTCCTCACAATCCGTCGCATAACTTCTTGTCATGGCCCTGAGACTTTGGCTGCCAGTCGGACGCAGACGTTTGCCGTTAATTATGTTGACAGCATTGACAGCAGCGCTGGGGATCGCGATTGGGACTCAGAACGGGGATATATATAGACGCCTTTTGGAGGCGGGGGACCACCAGCCATGTTGTGTCAATCGATAAACGCTTAATCGCCTTGAATTGATAATAGCCACACTGCCCATTATGACCGCGCTGATGGCCCGTCTAATGGATAATTTGTGTTTCGGCCAACTTTTGATTTGGCCGCTCAATCACATTTCGAATGCAAAACGTCAAATCGAAACGGAAATGAAGTCCAAAAAGTTATGCTTCTTTGATTCCCGATGACTCGAGCAATTTCCATAAATTTATTGGAAACTTATCAACAAGCCGTGGGAGTGGAAAATGTCTGAATACGAATTGGTTAGCTGGTACATTGGGTGCAGAAGAAAAAAAggttgaaataaataaataaattgcaatttacaatatacaaaagtaaaataaaacatatttattgtgCAATAAACACCAAAAAAATTACACATGCGTCGGCCGGGAATCGAACCCGGGTCAACTGCTTGGAAGGCAACTATGCTAACCATTACACCACCGACGCCGGTGGAGGGGAGGCGAAAataaactcaaaaaaaatatttgtaaatatttattttaattaaaaatttaaaaaatctcaaatcAAATGTATGCGCATTTTAAGCCCGGTTTAATTGCTTGGGAGTCAATTAAGTTAACCCatacaaaaagtttttttaaatgacCAAAAAAATTGAGGAATGCGTCGACCGGGAGTCGAACCCGGATCAACTGCTTGGAAGGCAACTATGCTAACCGCTACACCATCGACGCCTACAATTTCGCAGAAAAAATTAGTCCAAAAATACTAACTATGTTGCTAAAAAACAatctgtaatatttaaatatgtcacataaaaaacataaaaaaatcaagGATGCTCTCGGCTGGGAGTCGAACCCGGAACAATTATTTCGAGACAAATATACCGGCGCTGAGGAAATAAggaaaaaaccttaaaaacaaaatcaataaattatttaaggtTTATATGAAAGAcattcaaaatgaaaatttaagaaaagtcAGACATGCGTCGACCGGGAGTCGAACCCGGATCAACTGCTTGGAAGGCAACTATGCTAACCGCTACACCATCGACGCCTGTGAGCCAAGCGAAAAAACTACTCAACTAAAGCGATAGGATTCCAAAAGAGAAAGCTGGGAGAAAAGGGGTTGAACTGAAACAATAACTAGAAGAGAGAGTCATAGATGAAAAAACGACTTATAAGACAGCTGCGCTATCTGAGTTTCAGCTTACcctataaaaacaaagaataaGATCTAAAAATAGAACCAGTAAGTATTACTAGTTGATCAAAACAAAGAAGttttatttgattaacatTTTAAGTAACACACTTGCGCTTGCCGCTGACCTCAGACCCCTCGCGCTATTCCATTATAAATTGCAAAAATCTTACAAATTTATGGGCTGCCgtaagataaataaaatgatatttatGATGATTGCTTATTTGCTTTGAGAGTAATTGGTTGAATCTGTTTGCCCAGCTCCACCGCGAGTGTGGAGACGGTGTGGAAACCTCTTGAACCGCCATGTAGGTGTTGCGTAGGTGTCAAAGGTCAATGGGTTTTCTGTGCGACAGAGACCGCCTGTGGACAAACTTGCTCAGCGACTCCAAATGCCAAACGAACAGGCGGAAAACGACGAGTCTTGTGTGCGAAAAAAGAAGCCTCCGCCGCCTGCCAGACTTTGCTTTTGacaaacttattaaaaaagtttctgCCAGTCGGCAAATATCATAATCATCTGCATTTCAGATAGTCCTCCCCCCTTTTCCAAGCCTCATCTTTTCCGCCATAACCAGCGAAGGCTGTGCCTGGCCTATGCCCTCCGACTTGAGCTCGTCATCGCCAGACTTTTGGTCGCAAAGTTTACTGCTAATGGTACACTTGATGCTCTCTCAAAGGGTTTGAGGCTTTTAAGTAGAAGCATTAAAAACACCCTCATCCAACGTTTTTAACtgaatgtttatatttatttcaggcCATTTAGCGATGTAAAACTGGGGTCTAAAGGTTGCTATTAGATGATTCGCAAAGATGCAAAGATAACTAACTATTTATATCTAAGTATTTACAGAGTTATAAcaatttggattttatttaccTATTTAATTTCCAAATTCCAATTTTTAAACTTCTCAAATAAAACTCATGATGGCACATCACACAGAAAATGACACAGAAAgctaattaaatgaaatttaaaccTTTTATTCTAGTACAGGAACATATTTTAAGCAATACGATCATCTCTATTACCACTCTTTATTTAGCATCCTCCATTTCAAGTGACACTTTTGAAGAGTATTCAGATTTCACACAAAAACTCTACCCACTCTCAATTAATTGTCAAACAATGTGAAGTGCCATTGTGTGATTATGCGATTGAAATGATGGATGTGTAAATAGTTTTATCAACTGTTTATGCCATTCATATTAAACAAGTTTAATACGAGAGCTGACAAAGTCGAGCTCGAAAATTGAAATGCGAATATTCGCTCTTGCATGGCAAAATTAATATGTGCATAAAACTTCCATTGTGGCTGGCCGtaataacaaaattttaattaaatatttgccaaaatatgtatttatattaattttgcCCGCGCACTTTGCATGCTGGAACTCCATCGCTTTTTTCACAGCCAAGGCGGAAGAATAATTTATAATGGCATGCAAATTTGTAGCGTTAAACTTTCAGTTGAGTAAGCGTAAGGTATGAAGGTTGGGTACTTAGGATGATTAGTGGCTGATTGTTTGAATTTCGTTGATAAATACTTGCAGGCATACTTTTAGGGGTATGAAAAGGGTTAAGCATTAACCACTGACATTACGAGTAAGGGGTATTCCGCAGTTTATACTACATTTATTTGTATGCGCGGAAGCCAAAGTTGGTCAGGGGCTCGTGGTGCCCCAGAGGGGACTTTCGGGTGGTGAATTACAAAAGCGGTGGCCAGTCCATGGGACCCGTGTcccccaccaccacctccGAAATATTTTCAAGCTGTGCGTGCGGAAATTAAAGGCATCAGGCCATGGACGACTTGCAAGCcggccacatccacatccacttgGGCTCATAGTTGCCTTGCGGCTTTGGCTAATAGAATTAGAATGTGCACCACATGGGCAATTTTCTGCAAATTTGTCGTTCGCTTCGGATGTGTTTGTATGGGCATTTCGCAGCTGCTGCCGGCTAGTGTTCCAGGCCGAGAGGATCGCAGCCTTGCTGCTCCAGCCCCGCTAATTAGTTGGCCAAGACGCGGCAACAGGCCAGGAAAAGAAGGCGAGGAGCAGACATGGG is part of the Drosophila biarmipes strain raj3 chromosome 2R, RU_DBia_V1.1, whole genome shotgun sequence genome and encodes:
- the LOC108022149 gene encoding L-asparaginase-like protein GD25160 isoform X1, whose product is MLAQSCCLQLLILLLLLKSPLSVQEKSRKYYWNPRMRERKFKMFGTRKSLVQPLLISTWNYTDANLQAWSVLQQGPRRTRQAVIQGCLACQSQRCGRLLAGGASPDAEGSLTLEAALMDGGTLRYGAVAGMEGVRNAILVADAVVRYTKHSLLVGKSATRFATAMGYKEDYPRSMSTLKVLKEWSLNACQPNFWRDVHPSPSENCGPYTPLPQHLMQHPPHPEYPIVLGQHDQLAFLALDAEGQFHVASQSSGAPFRIPGRAGDAAVPGAGIYADNEVGAAVASGDGDVLMRHLPAFLAVEAMRRGEKPDKAAKEVVQRLLRHNTEFNGAVVVVNRRGIYAAACAGLDEFHFVVSGGKEYLSMARVERIKCLEREHEIVDGGPKGLFPMSPEKQVKPRARG
- the LOC108022149 gene encoding L-asparaginase-like protein CG4372 isoform X2; protein product: MEGQQSPLSVQEKSRKYYWNPRMRERKFKMFGTRKSLVQPLLISTWNYTDANLQAWSVLQQGPRRTRQAVIQGCLACQSQRCGRLLAGGASPDAEGSLTLEAALMDGGTLRYGAVAGMEGVRNAILVADAVVRYTKHSLLVGKSATRFATAMGYKEDYPRSMSTLKVLKEWSLNACQPNFWRDVHPSPSENCGPYTPLPQHLMQHPPHPEYPIVLGQHDQLAFLALDAEGQFHVASQSSGAPFRIPGRAGDAAVPGAGIYADNEVGAAVASGDGDVLMRHLPAFLAVEAMRRGEKPDKAAKEVVQRLLRHNTEFNGAVVVVNRRGIYAAACAGLDEFHFVVSGGKEYLSMARVERIKCLEREHEIVDGGPKGLFPMSPEKQVKPRARG